One Methylomarinovum tepidoasis DNA window includes the following coding sequences:
- a CDS encoding tyrosine-type recombinase/integrase — translation MYRWHQGRPVKVTLGRFPAMTVEQARQAARKLLGEMAEGKNPQAEKRRRRAEAVTLAQAVDDYLAIRDLKPGTVADVRKMMAWGLADWQDKRLSAIRQDMVERRYQALCEKSPACANQTMRYLRAVLNFAMARYSAPDGSPILPANPVQRLTLTRAWKRVDRRRTLIRPHELPAWWQALDQINLLHADFFRLVLLTGLRKSEALGLTWEDVDLKARLLTVTDTKARRPHALPLTDYLAGMLERHRHRQRCDRRLHRHRYRAAAGPDAAGNRLRAENGGGEGKRRCHAIATEGGLTMCRQETAERIREMAQELPEEDAIARCRYHTE, via the coding sequence CCAGGCCGCAAGGAAGCTGCTTGGCGAAATGGCCGAGGGCAAGAATCCGCAGGCCGAGAAACGCCGCCGCCGGGCCGAGGCCGTCACTCTGGCCCAGGCGGTGGACGACTATTTGGCCATCCGCGACCTGAAGCCTGGCACTGTGGCCGACGTGCGCAAGATGATGGCCTGGGGGCTGGCCGACTGGCAGGACAAGCGCCTGAGCGCCATCCGCCAGGACATGGTGGAGCGTCGCTATCAGGCTCTGTGCGAGAAGTCACCGGCCTGCGCCAACCAGACCATGCGCTACCTGCGGGCGGTGCTGAACTTCGCCATGGCCCGCTACAGCGCGCCCGACGGATCGCCCATCCTGCCGGCCAATCCGGTGCAGCGCCTGACCCTCACCCGCGCCTGGAAGCGGGTGGACCGCCGCCGCACCCTGATCCGTCCGCACGAGCTGCCCGCCTGGTGGCAGGCCCTGGACCAGATCAATCTGCTGCACGCCGACTTCTTCCGCCTGGTGCTGCTCACCGGCCTGAGAAAGTCCGAGGCCCTGGGGCTGACCTGGGAAGACGTGGACCTGAAGGCCCGCCTGCTCACCGTCACCGACACCAAGGCCAGGCGGCCGCACGCCCTGCCATTGACCGACTACCTGGCCGGGATGCTGGAACGGCACCGCCACCGGCAGCGATGTGACCGCCGGCTACATCGTCATCGATACCGAGCGGCTGCGGGACCCGATGCAGCAGGTAACCGACTACGTGCTGAAAACGGTGGGGGAGAAGGAAAGCGCCGCTGTCATGCCATTGCGACAGAAGGAGGTTTGACCATGTGCCGACAGGAGACCGCCGAACGCATCCGGGAGATGGCCCAGGAACTGCCGGAGGAAGACGCCATCGCCCGGTGCCGGTACCACACTGAGTGA
- a CDS encoding helix-turn-helix domain-containing protein, which translates to MRSPLITPEEASEILGVSPRTLATWRCLGRYNLPYVKVGARVRYRLADVEGFIERRTREHTGGEAA; encoded by the coding sequence ATGCGTTCACCGCTGATCACCCCAGAAGAAGCCTCCGAGATACTGGGCGTCAGTCCCCGCACCCTCGCAACGTGGCGGTGCCTGGGCCGTTACAACCTGCCGTATGTGAAAGTCGGCGCACGGGTTCGCTACCGTCTGGCAGATGTCGAGGGTTTCATTGAGCGCCGCACCCGCGAGCACACCGGGGGGGAGGCCGCCTGA
- a CDS encoding BrnA antitoxin family protein: MPTAEDDAEIQRGIEADPDTRELTDEDFGKMRPASEVVPEVVAAYKAGALKRRRGQRGPQKAPTKRLVSIRFSQEVLEYFRATGPGWQTRMDEALKEWIESQQ, from the coding sequence GTGCCAACTGCGGAAGATGATGCCGAAATCCAGCGCGGTATCGAGGCAGACCCAGACACGCGGGAACTCACCGATGAGGATTTCGGCAAGATGCGCCCTGCCAGCGAGGTGGTGCCGGAAGTCGTGGCCGCATACAAGGCCGGCGCGCTCAAGCGCCGTCGTGGGCAACGCGGCCCCCAGAAAGCGCCGACGAAACGCCTGGTCTCCATCCGCTTCAGCCAGGAGGTTCTGGAATACTTCCGCGCCACGGGCCCCGGCTGGCAGACCCGGATGGACGAGGCGCTGAAGGAGTGGATCGAGTCGCAGCAGTGA